One stretch of Tribolium castaneum strain GA2 chromosome 5, icTriCast1.1, whole genome shotgun sequence DNA includes these proteins:
- the LOC655487 gene encoding stromal cell-derived factor 2: MEILRKIACGAILVIAFTSNIVQVTAAKQRYVTCGSVVKLMNTDHKVRLHSHDVKYGTGSGQQSVTATEVQEDINSHWVIKAESGKVCPRGEPIKCGSTIRLEHLETKKNLHSHHFSSPLSGYQEISCYGDNGEGDTGDHWVVICSGDNWQRDDSVMLKHVDTDMYLSASGKTFGRPINGQMEVVGVRSSTGAVHWQTMEGVFLHAPDLAAKHMHMAHTEL, encoded by the exons ATGGAAATATTGCGAAAAATCGCGTGTGGGGCGATATTGGTGATCGCGTTTACCAGTAATATCGTACAAGTTACAG CTGCCAAACAGCGGTACGTAACTTGCGGCTCTGTGGTGAAATTGATGAACACAGACCACAAAGTCCGGCTGCACTCCCACGACGTGAAATACGGCACTGGCAGCGGGCAGCAGTCAGTGACCGCCACCGAGGTGCAAGAGGACATCAACAGCCACTGGGTGATTAAAGCCGAGTCTGGTAAAGTATGTCCCAGGGGAGAGCCAATTAAGTGCGGCTCAACGATCAGACTAGAGCAtttagaaaccaaaaaaaatctacattCCCACCATTTCTCTAGTCCTTTGAGCGGCTACCAGGAAATTAGTTGTTATGGGGATAATGGCGAGGGGGATACTGGGGATCATTGGGTCGTTATTTGCTCCG GTGATAATTGGCAGAGGGACGATAGTGTAATGCTTAAGCATGTGGACACTGATATGTATTTGTCAGCGTCTGGGAAAACATTTGGGAGGCCCATAAATGGCCAAATGGAGGTTGTGGGGGTGAGGTCGTCCACGGGGGCCGTTCATTGGCAGACGATGGAGGGAGTCTTCCTCCACGCTCCTGATCTTGCAGCAAAGCATATGCATATGGCACACACAGAGCTTTAA
- the LOC662543 gene encoding inter-alpha-trypsin inhibitor heavy chain H4 isoform X2: MKSKLKLGFCFALCISVTLGFTTDRHSLVVSSTEPPKESSSEVAPNKEDVAPIVPKIYEMKVDTNVSNRFAKTSVVSKVKNLAKTPQEATFSVVLPETAYISGFVMEIDGKSYKAYVKEKEEAKQIYNEAVGRGQAAAHVEANARDSNRFTVSLNIEPQKKAVFTLTYEELLQRQNEQYEVVINIHPGQPVKDLNVEVHIDESRPLKFVKSPPLRTGNEISKNDDKTASLAEIKQNNSTSATVKFNPNIERQKQLATGLGTKEENGLAGQFVVQYDVERDPKGGEVLLKDGYFVHFFAPSEVEALPKQVIFVLDTSGSMDGNRIKQLKEAMNSILSELKKEDVFNIVEFSSIVKVWNVDKVQVDYEVGEDPWPLYDSPEAPQKNKTNQVLPPAYKATDENKEKAKKVVEKLNAYGGTDIKSALEVGLKLVKKNKENKEDAHQPIIVFLTDGEPTMGETNTEKITSAISEMNSGETRAPIFSLSFGDGADREFLQKISLKNLGFARHIYEAADASLQLQEFYKQISSPLLNNVNFKYVSNVTKLTKTVFPIYFRGSEIVVAGVAEDEFLPPSIEGNTLRGPIIWSPKVETPVGDLERLWAYLTIKQILEARDAAEKKEPYTKKALDIALKYSFVTPVSSLVVVKPNDTSAVDTEDASKTADRPYFLNRNYATPNLRPQLGLAGPSTLSFAAAAAGFGGAAPPMPQPAVQEADLEEDAYMSPEMFAPSTTDIPTTTKSQDLYEDIKNKLPWLKDIITVNGTITLPNGSYKISTNETQVTSTPQCPKTPINGTAGVCTLLPHCPQVFSLLTDAKVFQEFFCPLDTFVGVCCPIATDATSASAAIS, translated from the exons atgaaaagtaaACTCAAACTAGGATTCTGCTTCGCATTATGCATTTCTGTGACCCTCGGCTTTACCACAGACCGGCACAGTTTAGTGGTATCATCAACGGAACCTCCGAAAGAATCTTCAAGTGAGGTTGCCCCCAATAAg gAGGATGTGGCCCCAATTGTCCCAAAAATTTACGAAATGAAAGTTGACACAAACGTATCGAATCGCTTCGCCAAAACTTCAGTCGTCAGTAAAGTGAAAAATTTGGCGAAAACACCACAGGAAGCCACCTTCTCAGTCGTGTTGCCCGAAACTGCGTACATCTCGGGATTCGTGATGGAAATCGACGGGAAAAGCTACAAAGCGTACGtgaaagaaaaagaagaagcgAAGCAAATTTACAATGAG gCTGTCGGAAGAGGCCAAGCAGCGGCTCATGTCGAAGCTAACGCCAGAGATTCCAACAGATTCACTGTTTCTCTAAACATCGAACCGCAAAAGAAAGCAGTTTTCACTCTCACGTACGAAGAACTGCTCCAGCGTCAAAACGAGCAGTACGAAGTTGTAATTAACATCCATCCAGGCCAGCCGGTCAAGGACTTAAACGTCGAG GTACACATTGACGAAAGCAGGCCTTTGAAATTCGTTAAGTCTCCGCCTTTGCGCACCGGCAACGAAATATCCAAAAACGACGACAAAACGGCCTCGTTGGCCGAAATCAagcaaaataactcaacttcGGCAACGGTCAAATTCAACCCAAACATCGAACGCCAGAAGCAACTGGCCACTGGTTTGGGGACGAAAGAGGAGAATGGGCTAGCCGGCCAGTTCGTGGTGCAATACGACGTTGAACGAGACCCCAAAGGGGGCGAGGTTCTGCTCAAGGATGGCTATTTCGTCCATTTCTTTGCCCCCAGTGAGGTGGAAGCCCTACCCAAGCAAGTTATTTTCGTCCTGGATACTAGTGGCAGCATGGACGGAAACAGAATCAAGCAGTTGAAAGAGGCAATGAACAGCATTTTGAGCGAATTGAAGAAGGAAGATGTGTTCAATATTGTGGAATTCAGTTCCATTGTGAAAGTCTGGAACGTTGACAAGGTCCAAGTCGATTACGAAGTTGGCGAAGACCCGTGGCCGCTGTACGACAGTCCAGAGGCCCCTCAGAAGAACAAAACAAACCAGGTGTTGCCCCCGGCCTACAAAGCCACCgatgaaaataaagaaaaggcGAAGAAAGTTGTGGAAAAGTTGAATGCGTACGGAGGCACTGATATTAAATCGGCACTGGAGGTTGGTTTGAAACTTGTCAAGAAGAACAAAGAAAACAAGGAAGATGCACATCAGCCGATTATTGTGTTTTTGACCGACGGTGAGCCAACCATGGGCGAAACCAACACGGAGAAAATCACATCTGCT ATTTCTGAAATGAACAGTGGGGAAACGCGCGCCCCCATTTTCTCGCTTTCTTTTGGCGATGGCGCTGATCGGGAATTCttgcaaaaaatatctttgaaGAATTTGGGTTTCGCGAGACACATTTACGAAGCTGCCGATGCCAGTCTCCAGTTGCAAGAATTCTACAAACAAATTTCGTCGCCACTGTTGAACAATGTTAACTTCAAATACGTCTCAAATGTGACAAAACTGACCAAAACCGTGTTTCCAATTTACTTCCGAGGATCGGAAATCGTAGTCGCTGGCGTGGCAG AGGACGAATTCCTACCACCCTCCATCGAGGGAAATACTCTACGGGGACCGATCATCTGGAGTCCGAAAGTTGAGACGCCTGTTGGCGACCTGGAGAGACTTTGGGCTTATCTCACAATTAAGCAAATACTCGAAGCTAGGGATGCCGCTGAGAAGAAGGAGCCCTACACCAAAAAGGCGCTAGATATTGCTTTGAAATACTCATTTGTGACCCCGGTTAGTTCATTGGTGGTGGTCAAGCCAAACGATACGAGTGCTGTGGACACGGAGGATGCGTCGAAAA CCGCCGACAGGCCGTACTTTTTAAACAGAA ATTATGCAACACCTAATTTAAGACCCCAATTAGGTCTGGCAG gcCCATCAACTCTTTCCTTTGCAGCGGCCGCAGCTGGGTTTGGGG GTGCCGCCCCTCCGATGCCCCAACCTGCTGTTCAAGAAGCCGATCTTGAGGAAGATGCATACATGTCACCTGAAATGTTTGCTCCATCTACAACTGACATACCAACAACCACAAAATCGCAAGATTTGTACGAAGACATTAAGAATAAATTGCCATGGCTGAAAGATATTATAACAGTTAATGGAACGATAACTTTACCCAACG GGAGTTACAAAATTAGCACAAATGAAACACAAGTGACGTCAACCCCTCAATGTCCAAAAACACCCATAAATGGTACCGCTGGCGTCTGCACACTTTTACCACATTGCCCGCAAGTGTTTTCGCTCTTAACAGATGCCAAAGTTTTTCAGGAGTTTTTCTGTCCCTTGGATAC atTTGTTGGAGTGTGTTGTCCAATTGCAACAGATGCTACAAGCGCAAGTGCAGCAATTTCTTAA
- the LOC662543 gene encoding inter-alpha-trypsin inhibitor heavy chain H4 isoform X3 — protein sequence MKSKLKLGFCFALCISVTLGFTTDRHSLVVSSTEPPKESSSEVAPNKEDVAPIVPKIYEMKVDTNVSNRFAKTSVVSKVKNLAKTPQEATFSVVLPETAYISGFVMEIDGKSYKAYVKEKEEAKQIYNEAVGRGQAAAHVEANARDSNRFTVSLNIEPQKKAVFTLTYEELLQRQNEQYEVVINIHPGQPVKDLNVEVHIDESRPLKFVKSPPLRTGNEISKNDDKTASLAEIKQNNSTSATVKFNPNIERQKQLATGLGTKEENGLAGQFVVQYDVERDPKGGEVLLKDGYFVHFFAPSEVEALPKQVIFVLDTSGSMDGNRIKQLKEAMNSILSELKKEDVFNIVEFSSIVKVWNVDKVQVDYEVGEDPWPLYDSPEAPQKNKTNQVLPPAYKATDENKEKAKKVVEKLNAYGGTDIKSALEVGLKLVKKNKENKEDAHQPIIVFLTDGEPTMGETNTEKITSAISEMNSGETRAPIFSLSFGDGADREFLQKISLKNLGFARHIYEAADASLQLQEFYKQISSPLLNNVNFKYVSNVTKLTKTVFPIYFRGSEIVVAGVAEDEFLPPSIEGNTLRGPIIWSPKVETPVGDLERLWAYLTIKQILEARDAAEKKEPYTKKALDIALKYSFVTPVSSLVVVKPNDTSAVDTEDASKTADRPYFLNRSPSTLSFAAAAAGFGGAAPPMPQPAVQEADLEEDAYMSPEMFAPSTTDIPTTTKSQDLYEDIKNKLPWLKDIITVNGTITLPNGSYKISTNETQVTSTPQCPKTPINGTAGVCTLLPHCPQVFSLLTDAKVFQEFFCPLDTFVGVCCPIATDATSASAAIS from the exons atgaaaagtaaACTCAAACTAGGATTCTGCTTCGCATTATGCATTTCTGTGACCCTCGGCTTTACCACAGACCGGCACAGTTTAGTGGTATCATCAACGGAACCTCCGAAAGAATCTTCAAGTGAGGTTGCCCCCAATAAg gAGGATGTGGCCCCAATTGTCCCAAAAATTTACGAAATGAAAGTTGACACAAACGTATCGAATCGCTTCGCCAAAACTTCAGTCGTCAGTAAAGTGAAAAATTTGGCGAAAACACCACAGGAAGCCACCTTCTCAGTCGTGTTGCCCGAAACTGCGTACATCTCGGGATTCGTGATGGAAATCGACGGGAAAAGCTACAAAGCGTACGtgaaagaaaaagaagaagcgAAGCAAATTTACAATGAG gCTGTCGGAAGAGGCCAAGCAGCGGCTCATGTCGAAGCTAACGCCAGAGATTCCAACAGATTCACTGTTTCTCTAAACATCGAACCGCAAAAGAAAGCAGTTTTCACTCTCACGTACGAAGAACTGCTCCAGCGTCAAAACGAGCAGTACGAAGTTGTAATTAACATCCATCCAGGCCAGCCGGTCAAGGACTTAAACGTCGAG GTACACATTGACGAAAGCAGGCCTTTGAAATTCGTTAAGTCTCCGCCTTTGCGCACCGGCAACGAAATATCCAAAAACGACGACAAAACGGCCTCGTTGGCCGAAATCAagcaaaataactcaacttcGGCAACGGTCAAATTCAACCCAAACATCGAACGCCAGAAGCAACTGGCCACTGGTTTGGGGACGAAAGAGGAGAATGGGCTAGCCGGCCAGTTCGTGGTGCAATACGACGTTGAACGAGACCCCAAAGGGGGCGAGGTTCTGCTCAAGGATGGCTATTTCGTCCATTTCTTTGCCCCCAGTGAGGTGGAAGCCCTACCCAAGCAAGTTATTTTCGTCCTGGATACTAGTGGCAGCATGGACGGAAACAGAATCAAGCAGTTGAAAGAGGCAATGAACAGCATTTTGAGCGAATTGAAGAAGGAAGATGTGTTCAATATTGTGGAATTCAGTTCCATTGTGAAAGTCTGGAACGTTGACAAGGTCCAAGTCGATTACGAAGTTGGCGAAGACCCGTGGCCGCTGTACGACAGTCCAGAGGCCCCTCAGAAGAACAAAACAAACCAGGTGTTGCCCCCGGCCTACAAAGCCACCgatgaaaataaagaaaaggcGAAGAAAGTTGTGGAAAAGTTGAATGCGTACGGAGGCACTGATATTAAATCGGCACTGGAGGTTGGTTTGAAACTTGTCAAGAAGAACAAAGAAAACAAGGAAGATGCACATCAGCCGATTATTGTGTTTTTGACCGACGGTGAGCCAACCATGGGCGAAACCAACACGGAGAAAATCACATCTGCT ATTTCTGAAATGAACAGTGGGGAAACGCGCGCCCCCATTTTCTCGCTTTCTTTTGGCGATGGCGCTGATCGGGAATTCttgcaaaaaatatctttgaaGAATTTGGGTTTCGCGAGACACATTTACGAAGCTGCCGATGCCAGTCTCCAGTTGCAAGAATTCTACAAACAAATTTCGTCGCCACTGTTGAACAATGTTAACTTCAAATACGTCTCAAATGTGACAAAACTGACCAAAACCGTGTTTCCAATTTACTTCCGAGGATCGGAAATCGTAGTCGCTGGCGTGGCAG AGGACGAATTCCTACCACCCTCCATCGAGGGAAATACTCTACGGGGACCGATCATCTGGAGTCCGAAAGTTGAGACGCCTGTTGGCGACCTGGAGAGACTTTGGGCTTATCTCACAATTAAGCAAATACTCGAAGCTAGGGATGCCGCTGAGAAGAAGGAGCCCTACACCAAAAAGGCGCTAGATATTGCTTTGAAATACTCATTTGTGACCCCGGTTAGTTCATTGGTGGTGGTCAAGCCAAACGATACGAGTGCTGTGGACACGGAGGATGCGTCGAAAA CCGCCGACAGGCCGTACTTTTTAAACAGAA gcCCATCAACTCTTTCCTTTGCAGCGGCCGCAGCTGGGTTTGGGG GTGCCGCCCCTCCGATGCCCCAACCTGCTGTTCAAGAAGCCGATCTTGAGGAAGATGCATACATGTCACCTGAAATGTTTGCTCCATCTACAACTGACATACCAACAACCACAAAATCGCAAGATTTGTACGAAGACATTAAGAATAAATTGCCATGGCTGAAAGATATTATAACAGTTAATGGAACGATAACTTTACCCAACG GGAGTTACAAAATTAGCACAAATGAAACACAAGTGACGTCAACCCCTCAATGTCCAAAAACACCCATAAATGGTACCGCTGGCGTCTGCACACTTTTACCACATTGCCCGCAAGTGTTTTCGCTCTTAACAGATGCCAAAGTTTTTCAGGAGTTTTTCTGTCCCTTGGATAC atTTGTTGGAGTGTGTTGTCCAATTGCAACAGATGCTACAAGCGCAAGTGCAGCAATTTCTTAA
- the LOC662543 gene encoding inter-alpha-trypsin inhibitor heavy chain H4 isoform X1, whose product MKSKLKLGFCFALCISVTLGFTTDRHSLVVSSTEPPKESSSEVAPNKEDVAPIVPKIYEMKVDTNVSNRFAKTSVVSKVKNLAKTPQEATFSVVLPETAYISGFVMEIDGKSYKAYVKEKEEAKQIYNEAVGRGQAAAHVEANARDSNRFTVSLNIEPQKKAVFTLTYEELLQRQNEQYEVVINIHPGQPVKDLNVEVHIDESRPLKFVKSPPLRTGNEISKNDDKTASLAEIKQNNSTSATVKFNPNIERQKQLATGLGTKEENGLAGQFVVQYDVERDPKGGEVLLKDGYFVHFFAPSEVEALPKQVIFVLDTSGSMDGNRIKQLKEAMNSILSELKKEDVFNIVEFSSIVKVWNVDKVQVDYEVGEDPWPLYDSPEAPQKNKTNQVLPPAYKATDENKEKAKKVVEKLNAYGGTDIKSALEVGLKLVKKNKENKEDAHQPIIVFLTDGEPTMGETNTEKITSAISEMNSGETRAPIFSLSFGDGADREFLQKISLKNLGFARHIYEAADASLQLQEFYKQISSPLLNNVNFKYVSNVTKLTKTVFPIYFRGSEIVVAGVAEDEFLPPSIEGNTLRGPIIWSPKVETPVGDLERLWAYLTIKQILEARDAAEKKEPYTKKALDIALKYSFVTPVSSLVVVKPNDTSAVDTEDASKTADRPYFLNRSKLKHYATPNLRPQLGLAGPSTLSFAAAAAGFGGAAPPMPQPAVQEADLEEDAYMSPEMFAPSTTDIPTTTKSQDLYEDIKNKLPWLKDIITVNGTITLPNGSYKISTNETQVTSTPQCPKTPINGTAGVCTLLPHCPQVFSLLTDAKVFQEFFCPLDTFVGVCCPIATDATSASAAIS is encoded by the exons atgaaaagtaaACTCAAACTAGGATTCTGCTTCGCATTATGCATTTCTGTGACCCTCGGCTTTACCACAGACCGGCACAGTTTAGTGGTATCATCAACGGAACCTCCGAAAGAATCTTCAAGTGAGGTTGCCCCCAATAAg gAGGATGTGGCCCCAATTGTCCCAAAAATTTACGAAATGAAAGTTGACACAAACGTATCGAATCGCTTCGCCAAAACTTCAGTCGTCAGTAAAGTGAAAAATTTGGCGAAAACACCACAGGAAGCCACCTTCTCAGTCGTGTTGCCCGAAACTGCGTACATCTCGGGATTCGTGATGGAAATCGACGGGAAAAGCTACAAAGCGTACGtgaaagaaaaagaagaagcgAAGCAAATTTACAATGAG gCTGTCGGAAGAGGCCAAGCAGCGGCTCATGTCGAAGCTAACGCCAGAGATTCCAACAGATTCACTGTTTCTCTAAACATCGAACCGCAAAAGAAAGCAGTTTTCACTCTCACGTACGAAGAACTGCTCCAGCGTCAAAACGAGCAGTACGAAGTTGTAATTAACATCCATCCAGGCCAGCCGGTCAAGGACTTAAACGTCGAG GTACACATTGACGAAAGCAGGCCTTTGAAATTCGTTAAGTCTCCGCCTTTGCGCACCGGCAACGAAATATCCAAAAACGACGACAAAACGGCCTCGTTGGCCGAAATCAagcaaaataactcaacttcGGCAACGGTCAAATTCAACCCAAACATCGAACGCCAGAAGCAACTGGCCACTGGTTTGGGGACGAAAGAGGAGAATGGGCTAGCCGGCCAGTTCGTGGTGCAATACGACGTTGAACGAGACCCCAAAGGGGGCGAGGTTCTGCTCAAGGATGGCTATTTCGTCCATTTCTTTGCCCCCAGTGAGGTGGAAGCCCTACCCAAGCAAGTTATTTTCGTCCTGGATACTAGTGGCAGCATGGACGGAAACAGAATCAAGCAGTTGAAAGAGGCAATGAACAGCATTTTGAGCGAATTGAAGAAGGAAGATGTGTTCAATATTGTGGAATTCAGTTCCATTGTGAAAGTCTGGAACGTTGACAAGGTCCAAGTCGATTACGAAGTTGGCGAAGACCCGTGGCCGCTGTACGACAGTCCAGAGGCCCCTCAGAAGAACAAAACAAACCAGGTGTTGCCCCCGGCCTACAAAGCCACCgatgaaaataaagaaaaggcGAAGAAAGTTGTGGAAAAGTTGAATGCGTACGGAGGCACTGATATTAAATCGGCACTGGAGGTTGGTTTGAAACTTGTCAAGAAGAACAAAGAAAACAAGGAAGATGCACATCAGCCGATTATTGTGTTTTTGACCGACGGTGAGCCAACCATGGGCGAAACCAACACGGAGAAAATCACATCTGCT ATTTCTGAAATGAACAGTGGGGAAACGCGCGCCCCCATTTTCTCGCTTTCTTTTGGCGATGGCGCTGATCGGGAATTCttgcaaaaaatatctttgaaGAATTTGGGTTTCGCGAGACACATTTACGAAGCTGCCGATGCCAGTCTCCAGTTGCAAGAATTCTACAAACAAATTTCGTCGCCACTGTTGAACAATGTTAACTTCAAATACGTCTCAAATGTGACAAAACTGACCAAAACCGTGTTTCCAATTTACTTCCGAGGATCGGAAATCGTAGTCGCTGGCGTGGCAG AGGACGAATTCCTACCACCCTCCATCGAGGGAAATACTCTACGGGGACCGATCATCTGGAGTCCGAAAGTTGAGACGCCTGTTGGCGACCTGGAGAGACTTTGGGCTTATCTCACAATTAAGCAAATACTCGAAGCTAGGGATGCCGCTGAGAAGAAGGAGCCCTACACCAAAAAGGCGCTAGATATTGCTTTGAAATACTCATTTGTGACCCCGGTTAGTTCATTGGTGGTGGTCAAGCCAAACGATACGAGTGCTGTGGACACGGAGGATGCGTCGAAAA CCGCCGACAGGCCGTACTTTTTAAACAGAAGTAAGTTAAAAC ATTATGCAACACCTAATTTAAGACCCCAATTAGGTCTGGCAG gcCCATCAACTCTTTCCTTTGCAGCGGCCGCAGCTGGGTTTGGGG GTGCCGCCCCTCCGATGCCCCAACCTGCTGTTCAAGAAGCCGATCTTGAGGAAGATGCATACATGTCACCTGAAATGTTTGCTCCATCTACAACTGACATACCAACAACCACAAAATCGCAAGATTTGTACGAAGACATTAAGAATAAATTGCCATGGCTGAAAGATATTATAACAGTTAATGGAACGATAACTTTACCCAACG GGAGTTACAAAATTAGCACAAATGAAACACAAGTGACGTCAACCCCTCAATGTCCAAAAACACCCATAAATGGTACCGCTGGCGTCTGCACACTTTTACCACATTGCCCGCAAGTGTTTTCGCTCTTAACAGATGCCAAAGTTTTTCAGGAGTTTTTCTGTCCCTTGGATAC atTTGTTGGAGTGTGTTGTCCAATTGCAACAGATGCTACAAGCGCAAGTGCAGCAATTTCTTAA